aaagaTTCGTGATAAATTTCAAGATTaagttttaaataaatgttgAAAGGGTAACTCTTAGatctaataattattcGGGTATAAAACTAGGGGATCTAATATTGTAAACGTTTTTTAATGATACACataaactaaaatataGAATTCTGCGTttaattacaaatattgagatgatgaaatttattaaaatacgACAATCTTTGAATATTACAAATACAAATgatatatactaataatacaaCTATAAATGATcgtttataatatatatttaattaaaatatccGTTGgtgtataaattattaacattagtGTACAGATGAATAcgtgtaattttaaaaaagttgCAAAGCGGGTAAAAAACAGGTCATTTGACCAATTACAAGATCACtacaattataaatattaaaaataaaaaaatataaaagaaTCTTAATGAGTATTTATTGACGTTGTGGTGTActacatttaaataattagaGAATTATTTGGAAGAAGCTTCCTTCAGATACGCTATTAAATCTGCTCGGTCTTGTTCCTTCTTTAACCCGGCGAAAACCATTTTTGTTCCTGGAATATACTGCTTGGGATTAACCAGGTACACAAAAAGATGCTTATCAGACCATACAATGcctaatttaatattttacactaatattaaaattaccagaatttttatttgcGTCAGAATATGCGTAATCACTTGCGCCAGATTTACGGCCATAAAATCCATATAGGTTAGGGCCTTGTTTCACGCTTCCTCCtgaacattaaatttatattatttttacacttatttaGTAATTTATAGTTATACCTTTGTTTATTGTGTGACATTGAGCACATTTTGACTTGAAGAGTTTGGCTCCTTTTGAGGAATCTCCTTCAGGAATAACTACATCTGGTTCCGGTTTTGCCatagtaaattaaacaaaacaAAGGAATTTGACAAGATaacaaaaatgaaattaataattttgtaaattaattaaatattaagtgTTGAGGAAAtggataaaattgttgagATTTgtgaattaataaattttataattaacaaagaGTTGAATATTGgaaaaataactttaattatatttaacaggacaaaaaataaattttattataattacaaaaataCTGTACaattgtaataataatttgtttcaTTAGAGATTGGGTAGATGGTGCATAATTACTTACTTTCGTACATTAGCAATGATATTCTGAAAATCgttatataactaaaattgatatatttaactcatgagttaatgtgtatttatttttttaactttgttttttacaagatttttattatatttgtattattatgttgtagtatttttattcctAAAGTTACCCTTTTAAAGCAGAATTTTCACATATTTAACTTTGCTAAATGTATAAGAATTTACTCCGAGCCAAATGGAGTCCTACGGGACATTCTAAACAAACCTTCCCTAACACACAACTTTTTACACAGATTCGCAattttttcttcttctCCAGTTAATCGCAGAAATTACACTAATCCCAAGAATAATAACAATTGTTACTCATTTGTACCATataatactttaaattctACTAATAAATTGCCTTTTCCAtcatttaacaaaattgaGCTCAGACCTATAGAATACACTAAAAATGATTCCGAATTATCTCATAGTAGGAACACTTTCAGTCGTGTTTATCTGTTAGAATCTATTAAGAATTGGTTTTTAGATGAAGTGGTAGGATGGTATGTTCCTCCTATGCCCATCGGCGAAAAAGCTTCATACATCCTCAAAAAAGAAGGCCCTCTACAATCTGGTATCCCATTACTACACCAATTactacattatttaatataagaTTTAGTGTAATATTAACCCTATTGAATGTTTTAGATGAGGATAGGAAGGCATTGTTGGATAAGATTGGTGCGACTGAGGATGATTCTGTCTACACagtttttaataaatacaGAAACTTCATAAAGAACAAGCCTAAGATTTCATATACTGATTTAAATGATTATTTTCTCGGATATGTAAGACGAGCATTTGTGGAGGATTTGGAGAAGATGGAGCGTGCCGCTTCTCAGGGCTTGAAGTCCTGGACTGAATATTGGAGACCAAACAGGTTATTACACACATCTAactattaaacaaatttagtaaacgcaataaaattttttaggaAGGAGAAACCTGTTTTTGATGACGATTCTGTGCTTTCAGTTCAAGATAAAAGCTTTCTAACCTGGTTTGTTCCCGCCAAAGAGGCTGAACAACGTCTAACACAGCTACAAAAAAAGAGGAGACGTTATTTCGGCATTAATACCAGGAGATTCCGTGGACTCATCAGAATCACAAAGTACACAAACTTATCCTATCTACTTATATTTACTACGTAATTTATTTGActacttaatttatttgacTACGTAATTTATTTGACTAAGTAACTTATAACTATTCACAGTGTTAATGTTTGGTTAGGGACTTTAAGAGTCGATTAACAAAGTGTTCTACGACGATGATTCCGTTATTTTTACTGGGATTAGTGCCTAAACTGGGCTCCTGGTCCATAGGAATTTCCTCCATTGTCGCCGCTAAAATCATCTACGGAGATAGAAAAAACTATAGAACACAGGTAAAACCTTTGGgcatataattttatagtttttGGACACTGAAAAGTATTTGTTAAAGTCAGAATACGACCGTTCTGAGACTGTAAAAACACTAGCAACACTTTTTATCGTGGCCTTGCACACAACAATCGGATATGTAACCTCAACTCTAGTAAATTTTTACGTAAGTTTGTTCTAAATAAGAAGTTTCAGACGAGGATTGGAAGTATTTTATCACCTGAGACTATTAACGccttttttattaatttgcAACTCACGTTATGCTCACTGATTTATGATACAAGTGAAATGACATTTGAAGAAAAAGTTAAGCTTGCAAATGGTACTTTAGGATTAGAACAACCAGAATCACAGTCCAATCCGCCAAGTTCTGAGTAATCTATTCCACCACAAATTTtctaatatattttactaaattttaaataaattaattgaataaatatttgttgatttatttaattaaatttgattaatttgtgagaataaaattttctgGAGTATTCTACCACTGTTGGCAGTTGTGAGGTGATATTTCAGCCCTCAACAGGGTAAAATTGGTGATTTATgcagttaaaaaattaaaatgtatgaAAATGTTGAAAATCTCAAAATTGTGATAAATGTAATAGGGAATTGAGAAATTGTGGGAACTTCGTAAGTGACATTTAAAAAACGttcattatataattatgtcATGATTTTTTTACCAGAGGTTTTGAAGATTTTAATACTCCGTCTGTTTCAGTAGTTTCagaatatatatttttaaatacaCTTGCTCTATACTCCTGCCGTAACGGAATTACGTTTAATATTCACTCACACCTTTTCGCACTTTGTACATTTGtcaattaacatttttaaaacacGAATTTAGCCCAGGTTAATGAGGGACGACTGTGAAAAACCTCCAAACTCTCATGAAGGCTCTGCTGATGACGTTTCCAACTCATCCAACGACTCCCTTTCACATTCCCCTGGATCTTCTGATCAGGATCAACTCaaggataataatttgacCCAGGAACAATCCGAACAATTACCTCTTAACACCAATTCCAACAACAGTAACCACTCCTCTAACCTTAAATCCAATATTTCAAACAGTTCCAACAAGAACTTTACCAGTCCCAGTACTACAAATTCAAATCCCAATGTACCATCCAATTCAAAATCCAGTAATCCCCAATCTACCGTACAGTCCAGTCCCATCCAGTCTAATGTACAATCTTCTCAATCTACAGTACAATCTTCTCAATTGACTGGATTGAACTCGAATCAATATTTAAATGGTACTCGTAATGGATCGGTGAATGGTCAATCATCCAATGATAAGAGGGAGCAGGCATTACAGGATGAGGCGACGAGGTTATTTTGTGAGATGGCTTCAGATCCCGACATAATGGACCAGGCTTTTAGTGCGGCTGTGAACCCTAACGTTGCTAAGGAACTTGCTCGTCAGGCTGACACAGCTTGGAGGAACATTGAGACTCTCCCTGGCGGTTTCAGAGCTTTATGTCAGATGCATCATAACCTTCAGCAGCCGCTTTGGAACGCAGTGATAGGCCAGGATTTACCGAAGGTATCAAATTACCAAAACTCAAATCTTAATACTACACTTCCTAATGAACCCATAAGGGCCGATCCAATGCCAAATCCTTGGAAAACTGAGGCGCCCAGACCTGCAAGTTCCGTCCCTTCAGCTTCTGTGAACGGGTTTAACCCGTTTGGATTTTCTAactttgataatatttctTACCCGAGATCGCCTCAGGGTTCTCGCGACGAGTTACTCTCCTCGGTCATTTCTCGCACGCGTTCCGCCAGCTTCCAAACCGCTTCTCAACTAATCCAAAACTCCTCCACTAAATACTCCAAGGAGATGGAGGAACTCGCTGAGATGGGCATCACTGACCGTGAAAAGTGTCTAACAGCCCTTGAAGCTGCTGACGGCGACCTGTTCCAAGCGCTCGGCATACTACAGAACCTAGACGAAATGGACCAAGAAGAAaacaataacaataattaatctcactaaattatttttagtacgtgtatattactatacaaaGTATATAGTAGTTTAACAGTGTGTATATCAGCTATTATACAAAGTGTATAGTAGTGTAATAGTGTGTATGGTAACTATTATACCAAGTATAGTACAGTATGaaaagaatattaaatgtatGTTTGAAAATTAATCATCCTCGGGTCGATTTGAGAGCATGGATGTGAATTCGTCGTAACTTATCGTTCCGTCACGGTCCAAATCCACCTAAATGAAATATCAACATTGGTTAAACATTAACATTGATTAAACATTAACATCCACTGTGAATAATATTCAGGAAAGTTCAATAAGTTCAATGAGTGAATTACCTCTTCTAAAATATCTTCGACCATTTCTTGTGTCATGCGAGGATTGGTAGATTCAGTTGAAAAAACGCGGTACATATCCTCcctaataaattttcagcGATATCAAATTACCTTGTTATTCTTCCGTCACGGTCAGTGTCAAAAATGTTAAACGCCCTCTTGAAAAAATCCTTCTGGTTATACAAACGCGCATCTATCGCCGCCGCCACAAATTCCGTGTACTCTAATCGATTTTAATAttcatatatttattataaatattatatagctatatagttattatagttaataatatagttaatatagttaattaaataGTTAGAATAGGataaagaataataatagaGGAGGTTAACAATACCTATGATTCCGGATTGATCGGTATCGATTCCTTTGACGATTTGTTCGATGTGGAATGAGGATTGTTTGGAGTGTTTGAGTCCGTTGGCGACTTCGTCGAGTGACAAGACGCCATCTCCGTCCTTATCCAGTGATTCAAAGGCGTTGGTAAGAGGTGCAAGTTCCCGTTCACTAAGATGATACGCCAGGCAGGTAAGTGCCATTTGTTTCatcttattatatttaagaAACTTCTTAAAACGTCTTGTTAGGCTTTTGGATATGTGCGGCTCTACTGACTGTGGAATTGTTCTGATTCTGAGAATCCACTCATGATTCAGAGCTTCCTCGGCAGTTATTCTGTTCTTTGGAATGTAGTGCAAACACCTTTTAATAAGGTCAATTGCAGATTTTGACACGTGGCTCCAGTGTTTCTCCACAAACTTTAGAGTTCCCCGTTTGACATTGTTGAGAATTTCAGTGTTATTGCTTCCGTGGAATGGCGGGTATCCGACCAGTAAAATGAAGAGAATAACGCCGGCGCTCCAGATATCACACGCCTTGTCGTAGTTACCCAGTAAAACCTCCGGTGCCACGTAGTATGGAGTTCCCACCAAACTACTGAACTTGTGTGTCCTGTAGCACTTTGTGGCAAACCCCCAGTCAATGATCTTGATGGTGGAGGAGGGTTTGTCGTtcatgtataaaatattctcaGGCTTCAAGTCCCTGTGCAATACGTTCCTGTTATGGCAGTAGGCGATTGCTGAAAACACTTGTCTCATTATCGAGGCTGCGTACGCCTCAGAAAACCCATTCGTACTCACGATCCTGTCAAACAACTCGCCACCCACACACATCTCCATCACCAAATATAAACAATCCGCATCCTCGTACACCTcaaataactttattatattcgGGTGATCCAACGTTTTcctataaaaatattatacacaattTTTCACCAATTCACCACAATGACATACTAACTACTCAGTAGTAATAACAAAAATAGTATgtggtatagtaataactaCGCAATAGTAATAACTACTCAATAGTATgtggtatagtaataactaCGCAATAGTAATAACTACTCAATAGTATgtggtatagtaataactaCGGAATGGTATGTGTAGAAGTAAAAAAGTGAAATATGTGTTACATGATTTGTATTTCTCGTTTCATTCTCATGGCGTTTTCGATTTTGGATTTGAGTATGATTTTGATGGCTCTGACGGCTCCGGACTCTTTATGTACTCCCTTGAGTACATTCCCGTAGCTGCCGTTGCCGAGTTTCTCAGACTTGATTTCGTACACGTCGTGGATGCTTGTGCCGTCAGTTAAAGCGGTTTGAGGTATGATCTTGGACCTGTTTAAAAGCGGAGACTTCTCACGGGGCTTCCCCTCATTTCCTCTGGTGGGAAGTTGAAGTATCATGCCCTTGAAGCCCTTGGGGATTTTATCCTCCTTGTGCATGCACTTTGTACACAAGGAGTTGTAACTCGGCTTCTCTATCAACTCCTTCTCAGGCCTCGGACTTATCCTAAAACACGGAGGAATACACGTCACCTTATGCTCATGAATACTCATGTCCACTTCTCTATGTACACCCGTCTTGTGCACAACTCTGTGCATATGCTCTTCTCTATTTTCCCTATTTTCCCTGTGTACATCTCTCTGTACATCAACTTGACGTAGATTAGGTTGATCATGTCTTGTAGGAGTTAAATTATGTGCTTCCTCAGCAAATCTAACACcttgtgtaaattgtgtaggTTGCGTGGTTTGTGTGGGTACCCTTGTACCATGAGTGTGCACCATTTCCTGAACATGAGTTTGTACCATTTCCTGATCATGTGTGTCAGTTTCTCTACGTGTTGAAACATCATCGGAGAAGTTAGTGCTTGAGGTTCTGGAGCTAAGAGCGTCCAGGTTCATCTGGTCCAATTTCTCATTCTTTGGAGTTTGTGGGTGGGTCTCAGAATCCTCAGAAATGCTCTGGCAGTGAGAAACTGAGGGCGTGAGTGTTCTCTTAAAATTGGTAATAATGTCAGAACCCATTCTGGTAATGGTTTTAAACCTGTCAGACCTTGAGGTTACCATTGAAATATCTTCAAAACTCACGCTCTTGATTGAGGCAAGCTTCTCGAAGCTGGAGACCAAATCCTCATCAAACCCTGATGAAGGCGTCCAGCGAAATAAGGGAAAAAACTCATCCTGTGGTTCATTTTCTGTATGTTTTACCGGTGCAGCATTTGGTTCGGTAAAGTTTAGTTGTTTTTTTGGCTCGGTAGGTTGTGCCCGCTTAGCGGCCTTGTCATTCTTGGtctttaaattaaatctaTTCTTTGAAAAAAATCGAAAATTATTGTTGGAGGAGACGGAGACTTCCTTCCGTTTCACGTTCTGGCTCATGTTATCCTGTTCCTGTCCAATGCTGTTAGAATTCAGAGTTTCAACTATGTAATTCCTTTCCCTTCTATTTAAATTCGATTGGACAACACCCATAGTTGTCGTATTTCATAGGATTccaattaaaatattaaaaaattaaaaatttaaaccttaaatatatatctAAAATTCATTTTCCATCTACactaaaatatcaaatttaaaaataaactggAAGAATTTCGATTCAACATGATTACAAATCGGGAATGTGAAGAGGAAAGCAAATTTCGGatatacaaaatatttCACTTCAAATAAAGGTTTAAATGTTATGTCACTCAATCTCAGATCTGACAAGATTCAACGTCAAATTATTGGGGTTATCAAGAATTATCAACAACTCTCAGTCaactttaataaatttcctctagataaatttaacaaattattttatcctgTGAATAATTGATTTGGCACTTTATTCCTTGTGTTATCctgtaaaataagttattCTCTGTTTGTGTTGTGTTGGTATTAGAATTCCATCAATTAAGCTTGACTCCTTGAGTAAattccaaattttaaatattaagttaatataatttcataacATCCGTTTAATAAGCTGTTATAACCAGAAATGTGCTCACTGGGCTTGGATTCCGTAATTTATGACTTCGATTATATTTCCTGcgtaaaattttaaaattatatttctattatggaaaaaataattttaattattttagcAGTTCACGTCGTGTTCCGTAAGTGCTGTTCTTTCTCTGTACTCATTTGGCCTCGGCCTGGAACTATATCAAAATCGAATACTCCCAAATAAGCACAAAAATAAGTTCCTCAACTCATTTTTACTGTGTATTTCACATGTGTTTGGTGAATTTGGCCATTTTAGGAAATAATTCCATGGAATTTGCACTGCTCCATGTGTAAACTAAACTCACCTACAAAAACAATAATTCTGTTTTTTAATCCTTAGAATCATAGATTTAatctaaaatactaaatttatcaattatttcaagtttaaatttatatattaagtGATATATCGGGTCACGCCACTCTATATAACATAATTCCatgaattaatttttctaaaatatatttaaaaaatgtattaatatttttatttactgtgtaacatatttaatgtATGAAAATGAAGTCGAATTTACAGGAGGAAGTGACTGAAAAGTCACCATCTCCCTGTGGAGATGATGCCGTGGTAGTTAATTCTTTGGAAGATTCTGTAGTGGAGGAATCGTATGTGTTATTGGATTTTCCAGAATTCCACTCGACGACAATTTTCAACGACTCGAAGTTTGAACTTTTGTCAGAGGATAAGGAACAAGGGTCactgtttaaaatttcaaattgtAGTTTTGATACCATAAgactaaataaatttgatactGAGAAACCTTCCTGTGTAATTAACGAATATTTACCCTTGAACGGGAGTAACATTTTAAACGGAATGACTTATATACTTGTAAATAAGGACCAGTTGAACGGGGAAACAGAGTCTAACAAGGGTTTAAAGGCCCAGATTGAAGATAATTCTGACGTCTGGTACACAAGCAAATGTATAGAATTCAGTACTGATcagtaataaaatattaatttgacatttcaaatattttattttatatataaaattttgatatatttaaattaacaacttttatacaattattattatataattattattaaataaatttataaaattcaatgaaatttaatgaaattccggtgtaaaaataaagttaagaGCTTGTGTATGTGAAATGTGctgataaaaatgagtaaaatcCGATGGTTcgaaatataaaataaaaaaataaataaatttaataataaaatcaatagAGAATGAGAAAAGGTGAATGAGtgaaaaatttaaattagaGAGGAATGGTTCCCCATTGCTGTGAGTAGAGTTAGTATGGTTTATATGTATTTTCTCACATGTCTGGTTTTAATTTGAGATTGGTAATTTGTTAAGGGTTGAAATTTGTATGATGGTCTGTGGGACGAGATCATTGActtttgtatatatttacGATGTCATCGAGTAAGAAAAGGTATATACATGAAGGCTGGATACACAAATGGACGAATTTTATTGGTAGCTGGAGACCAAGGTAATTTCACACCTCCTCTCACCTGTTTTCAGATATTTCATGCTTGAACCAGATTGCTTATCCTATTCTATCGAAAAGGACGGCGTTGTAAAAGAATCATTCCTATTATCTCACTGCAAAATACGTTTATGCCCAGGTTTCACATACTCACACTTATCTCACACACTTCTCCACACACTACACAGTTTATACCATTATACCACTTTGTTAATAccataataatactatattaatactttaGTACTGTAATATTAccatattaatactataataatactgtaatactataataatagtgtatatattgttaaatagtgtgaattGTGTGTTAGACGACCCGGTACGTTTGGATATTGAGGTAGTGGGTAGTTGTTTATTGTGTTTGAGGACGGACACGCCCTTAGAAAAACACAAGTGGTACGTGTCATTTAAGCGCGCGCAAAAGCTAGCGCTTCAGTCAAACCAGCGACGACAGCCTGGTGAACGCTTTCTAACTTCACACCCTGAAGAAACTAGGGCTCCAGAATCGGAACCTCAAGATAGTTCAAAATACTCAGAAAAATATACTGAAAAATATACTGAAGTATATACTGAAGTAAATACTGAAGTAAATACTGAGCGGAAATATTTGTCGGAGAGTGGTAGAGTGAAGGAGTTTGAGCCGGTGGTTACGGATAAGCCTGAGATATCAAATATATTTGTGAAGACGAGATCTGGCCGTGAAGCGAAACCTTCGTTATCTTACATTTTGGACAATACTGAGACTTTTGAGCACATTTCTTCTAAAATCCTTAACGAACTTGAGACAACGACGGATTCTGAGTCACTAAAGCATCTCAAGACTTTTAGGCTAATTCTGTCAGACTTTTGCTGTTCCATCAAACGACTCTCCGAAGAGGAATTCAGCACCGCTGAAACCAAACAACCGTACTACACTTCTAAATCTGACAAGGCATACTCTAAACCTGAGTACACCAAGACTGACCTCACTAAATCCAAATCTAAGGCTGAGAAATTTAAGTCTGAGAAATTTAAGTCTGAGGAGTATTATTTATCCAAGAATTTAGGCCTTGACGGTACAAAGCCGCTCAGTGTCCCAGTTCCAAACGTACACAATCTATTCTCTGAACCCAAAACTCCCGAACAAAACCACTTCCACCAACTCGAACAATTAAATCAATTGGATCAAATAGATCGATTGGAACAATTAAATCGATTGGATCAGCAGGATGAGGACGGGAGATATGTGTCAGAGGAGAAATTGGTTCCGAAAGAGGCTCAGGATTTGCCTGAGGCTCTGGAGGAGTCTGATACTTCAGAGGAGTTAATTGACCCGAACAAGGGCGCAAATATGCTTGATTATCATGAATTCACACTGGGAACTGGTTGCGATGATCCTACAGCGCTACTCCTAGCTGGAAAGGCTGAATCCTCAGATAATTTCTCATTCGAATCCAAAGTCTCAGAATTTCCCGTCAGACGGACATCCGGCGAGTCAGATTCTGACTCTGAAactaaaactaaattagAATCAAAGTTGGATACCAAATTTTACGAAACTGCATCAACAGAGTCCTCATTGTCCAAACTCTCAC
Above is a window of Theileria parva strain Muguga chromosome 2, complete sequence, whole genome shotgun sequence DNA encoding:
- a CDS encoding putative integral membrane protein encodes the protein MCIYFFNFVFYKIFIIFVLLCCSIFIPKVTLLKQNFHIFNFAKCIRIYSEPNGVLRDILNKPSLTHNFLHRFAIFSSSPVNRRNYTNPKNNNNCYSFVPYNTLNSTNKLPFPSFNKIELRPIEYTKNDSELSHSRNTFSRVYLLESIKNWFLDEVVGWYVPPMPIGEKASYILKKEGPLQSDEDRKALLDKIGATEDDSVYTVFNKYRNFIKNKPKISYTDLNDYFLGYVRRAFVEDLEKMERAASQGLKSWTEYWRPNRKEKPVFDDDSVLSVQDKSFLTWFVPAKEAEQRLTQLQKKRRRYFGINTRRFRGLIRITKDFKSRLTKCSTTMIPLFLLGLVPKLGSWSIGISSIVAAKIIYGDRKNYRTQFLDTEKYLLKSEYDRSETVKTLATLFIVALHTTIGYVTSTLVNFYTRIGSILSPETINAFFINLQLTLCSLIYDTSEMTFEEKVKLANGTLGLEQPESQSNPPSSE
- the Osbpl1a gene encoding Oxysterol-binding family protein; this translates as MSSSKKRYIHEGWIHKWTNFIGSWRPRYFMLEPDCLSYSIEKDGVVKESFLLSHCKIRLCPDDPVRLDIEVVGSCLLCLRTDTPLEKHKWYVSFKRAQKLALQSNQRRQPGERFLTSHPEETRAPESEPQDSSKYSEKYTEKYTEVYTEVNTEVNTERKYLSESGRVKEFEPVVTDKPEISNIFVKTRSGREAKPSLSYILDNTETFEHISSKILNELETTTDSESLKHLKTFRLILSDFCCSIKRLSEEEFSTAETKQPYYTSKSDKAYSKPEYTKTDLTKSKSKAEKFKSEKFKSEEYYLSKNLGLDGTKPLSVPVPNVHNLFSEPKTPEQNHFHQLEQLNQLDQIDRLEQLNRLDQQDEDGRYVSEEKLVPKEAQDLPEALEESDTSEELIDPNKGANMLDYHEFTLGTGCDDPTALLLAGKAESSDNFSFESKVSEFPVRRTSGESDSDSETKTKLESKLDTKFYETASTESSLSKLSLNTFSNTDRSKIKRRTVLPKPRLDHKVSIWSILKDFIGKDLSRIRMPIVFNEPTSNLQRAAEDFTYYKILNDAADMEDPIERLANVTVYSITPYSSAVGRSYKPFNPLLGETYEISHTGFNYFAEQVAHHPPILAFHCFNDKFESSGSLNMVINFTGKAIEANLMGPFVVDLKLGSGVEKYNLQRCNMILHNLIFGKMWIEAVGYVIIKNVTEGHFSVMQYLKKGWFNKEIHKVRGLVLDKYGTHHYYISGIWSKHIFIEKVYSSASKSKNKLLNDDGSLIFNKYRYKNEADAWDAFVNDIDWENINVVPNTRREVWKPFDRPDNNEDYYGFGYLTMQLNELTEDYDKSKGAQMPRTDSRYRPDQRLYEEGNLEEATELKKKLEDKQRAVAKDRMDNHITYKPYWFTKVIDPATHQANWVYNGTYWDRKRDGSVDQGTPDIFGL
- a CDS encoding Cytochrome c family protein — translated: MAKPEPDVVIPEGDSSKGAKLFKSKCAQCHTINKGGSVKQGPNLYGFYGRKSGASDYAYSDANKNSGIVWSDKHLFVYLVNPKQYIPGTKMVFAGLKKEQDRADLIAYLKEASSK
- the CPK2 gene encoding Protein kinase domain protein, whose protein sequence is MGVVQSNLNRRERNYIVETLNSNSIGQEQDNMSQNVKRKEVSVSSNNNFRFFSKNRFNLKTKNDKAAKRAQPTEPKKQLNFTEPNAAPVKHTENEPQDEFFPLFRWTPSSGFDEDLVSSFEKLASIKSVSFEDISMVTSRSDRFKTITRMGSDIITNFKRTLTPSVSHCQSISEDSETHPQTPKNEKLDQMNLDALSSRTSSTNFSDDVSTRRETDTHDQEMVQTHVQEMVHTHGTRVPTQTTQPTQFTQGVRFAEEAHNLTPTRHDQPNLRQVDVQRDVHRENRENREEHMHRVVHKTGVHREVDMSIHEHKVTCIPPCFRISPRPEKELIEKPSYNSLCTKCMHKEDKIPKGFKGMILQLPTRGNEGKPREKSPLLNRSKIIPQTALTDGTSIHDVYEIKSEKLGNGSYGNVLKGVHKESGAVRAIKIILKSKIENAMRMKREIQIMKTLDHPNIIKLFEVYEDADCLYLVMEMCVGGELFDRIVSTNGFSEAYAASIMRQVFSAIAYCHNRNVLHRDLKPENILYMNDKPSSTIKIIDWGFATKCYRTHKFSSLVGTPYYVAPEVLLGNYDKACDIWSAGVILFILLVGYPPFHGSNNTEILNNVKRGTLKFVEKHWSHVSKSAIDLIKRCLHYIPKNRITAEEALNHEWILRIRTIPQSVEPHISKSLTRRFKKFLKYNKMKQMALTCLAYHLSERELAPLTNAFESLDKDGDGVLSLDEVANGLKHSKQSSFHIEQIVKGIDTDQSGIIEYTEFVAAAIDARLYNQKDFFKRAFNIFDTDRDGRITREDMYRVFSTESTNPRMTQEMVEDILEEVDLDRDGTISYDEFTSMLSNRPEDD